Genomic window (Musa acuminata AAA Group cultivar baxijiao chromosome BXJ1-9, Cavendish_Baxijiao_AAA, whole genome shotgun sequence):
GTACCACATGAACGCACAAATATGTAGTGAGATGCTGACACCGACGGCAACGTGGAACCAAAGTGAGCTAAACAACGAGAATTTAATATTGTCTCTTTTGTTTTCGTTTTATTATTacctttggataaaaaaataatagacTAACAAAAGAGGATGAAGCTTGATAGCATTGTTTCTTTGCAAGCATGTTATATTAATGTTCAAGTTTTGAGTGATGAAAACAAATCTCTTtggtttttagttttttttttttttatttctaaaaaaaaaaaaaacacacgtcAAACCGGTGACATGGCGGTTGCCGGGAGCGAGAGGAAGATAGGCTTAGCCGTTAAGAAACACACGGACGTTGCTTTGCTTCACAGTTATCCCACCCACGTCGCATGCCACGCTGGCAACTTACCAAAACTCATTGTTACCATCAATTATTAAAGAAGAAAAGGGACAAAGCAACGCTATTATTAGCAGTTGCTACAGAAGAACCGAAGGGTAAAAAGTACAAAACAAAAAGGCGACACGATATGTATGCGCTGCGTTACGTCCAGAGACCGAAACAATGGCGCACACACGTACAATTATATATAGCCAGCCAACCATATCTTGCATACTACTTTATTGTTGCCATTATTATTAGCTTTTGCGTGATCCTTAAATCCGAGCCTCACGAGATCACCGACACGTGTCTAATGATACGTGACAAACGTGTTGGGTTCGTTTGCTGGACCCCAATCCGCCACCAAATTCCGGACTttgcacctttttttttttttttgactttatttGTGGTATGTGTGAGTGAGTGCGCGCTCTCATCAGAATTTACACTTCTTCTTCGTCAGCATCAGTACTCCAGAAAAGTAGTCTATAGGATGTGCATGAATACAAGATTCCATGCTGCAACAAGAAAATTACAGTGAAAAGAAAGCCAACATCTAATTGTTTCtgaattaattcctcttgcataacAGAATTATCTATCTGTTTTCTTTATTCTGTAGACGTAGTTATCTTTTCCTACTTAGAGGATATATCcacgtatgtatatatgtacgtatGTCATCCAAATAAAAGCAAAAGTAGGGAGAGATTTAAGTTGCTTTCTAGAGAGAAAGCGAGGATGCGATGCGCCTCTTTGACTCTCATCTTTTTCTTATACTACAAATAAAAGGATTCAAAATGCTGGGACCCAGGAAGACGAACAACCAATGGTCCACGGAGATCCACGTGTCGCCACGTCGAACTCCGAATCAACCCAAGAGCAATGTATCAAAACTTGATTGAGCAATCTGTGCCGTCAAAACTTAGCATCGCTAACCGACACCAGATGCGACGCGTCAACATGGTTATCGGGCAACTAACGACCGTCCTCTACTATAAAAGCTTCCTCCGGCCCCCCCCACCATGCCGCTCTGTGAAGCGTGAAGAGGAGAGGACAGAGAAGTGGGATGGCGTCATCGGATATTGGGCTCGCCGGCGAGCTGGTCGGAGGAGGAACGGAAGGGGAGAAGACCGCAGCGGAGACGTCCGCGATCATGGAGCGGATCCGGTTGGAGGATGAGGAGAGCAGGGTCCAGGCAGCGGGGGAGATCCGGCGGCTGACGAAGACGTCGTCTAAGCACCGGAGGCAGCTCTCCGACGCCATCGAGCCGCTCGTCTCGTTGCTCCGGTCGGGCGGCCCCGAGTCCGGCGAGGCCGCCATCCTCGCCCTCCTGAATCTCGCCGTCGGGGACGAAAGGTGCGAACTTTGATTCTTCGACGGAAGATAGATAGGTTCATTCAGCGTATGGTAATTGTCTCTTAGTGGTTGTCTCATGTAGTTTTCTTGCCTTGTTCTTATAACTCTTTGTTTTCTCATCGTGCTTTTATCTTTCCTTTGTAATTTTTCTACCCTCCATGACGGGACGACTGTAGATTTTTATGTCCGCTTTTTGTGCCTTTTATTGATGTGATGGACAATAATGGAGTTGATGTCCAAATTCTCGGATGACTCTACTATTGGAGGCTTGCTGGAATTACATGTGCCTGTGCTACGACAAAGAAATTAAACCTCGAGAGAACTTGCTAAAGGAAGCCTTGTGTTGTTTGATTTCTGCACCAACACATGGAGTGATGATTTTGACATCATTAGTTTTATGGTTTCAGGAACAAAATCAAGATAGTGGAAGCTGGCGCACTCCAATCACTCCTACATCTCTTGCAATCCACAAATTCTAGCTTACAGGAGTATGCCACTGCAGCTGTCCTGACTCTCTCTGCTTCGCCCATCAACAAGCCTCAAATCAGTGCCTCTGATGCCATCCCCCTCCTTGTCAAAATCCTTGGAGATGGGAATCCACAAGCCAAGAATGATGCTGTCAGGGCTCTTTACAATCTTTCAGCGATCGCAGAAAACCTGAAGGTTATCCTTCCACTCCAACCTGTTCCGTCTTTGATAAATCTGCTGAAGACCTCCAAAAAGTCATCCCGAACAGCCGAAAAGTGCAGCGCCCTCTTGGAATCACTGGTGAACTTGGAGGAGGGAAGGACTGCTTTGACAGACGCACAAGGCGGAGTGCTGACGGTGATACAAGTACTTGAAGAAGGGTCTCTCCGAAGTAGAGAGCATGCCGTAGGAACCCTCCTGACAATGTGCGAGAGTGATCAGTACTGTAGATATAGAGAACTTGTGCTTAACGAGGGTGTCATTCCTGGTCTTCTACAGCTCACTGTTCAGGGGACTCCCAAGTCTCAAGTGAAAGCTCGTATGCTGCTTCAGCTACTACGAAGCTCTCGCCATCACAAGTCTGAGCTACCAGCAGACACTATTGATAGCAGTGTTTGTAGCATCGTCTCCAAAATTGATAGCGCTGATCAGACAAGGAAGGCAAAGAAGATGTTGGCTGAGATGGTGCAGATCAGCATGGAGATGAGCTTGAGACATTTACAACAGAGGGCATCCATATGAACTCGAAATGTGTATAAGTATTTTTAGGAGTTGTAATTGTATTCGAATTAATTGAGAGAGTTTTAATTAAATTCTAACTTCTTAATAAATTAAACTTCGTGTCAATAAATATATATTGAGTTTCAAGGTTTCGGTGAATATGAAAATGTAACACCTTTTTTTGGTACTCTGAAAGT
Coding sequences:
- the LOC103996598 gene encoding U-box domain-containing protein 4 — translated: MASSDIGLAGELVGGGTEGEKTAAETSAIMERIRLEDEESRVQAAGEIRRLTKTSSKHRRQLSDAIEPLVSLLRSGGPESGEAAILALLNLAVGDERNKIKIVEAGALQSLLHLLQSTNSSLQEYATAAVLTLSASPINKPQISASDAIPLLVKILGDGNPQAKNDAVRALYNLSAIAENLKVILPLQPVPSLINLLKTSKKSSRTAEKCSALLESLVNLEEGRTALTDAQGGVLTVIQVLEEGSLRSREHAVGTLLTMCESDQYCRYRELVLNEGVIPGLLQLTVQGTPKSQVKARMLLQLLRSSRHHKSELPADTIDSSVCSIVSKIDSADQTRKAKKMLAEMVQISMEMSLRHLQQRASI